A genomic segment from Scomber japonicus isolate fScoJap1 chromosome 11, fScoJap1.pri, whole genome shotgun sequence encodes:
- the alkbh6 gene encoding alpha-ketoglutarate-dependent dioxygenase alkB homolog 6 — protein MDHPACILEELKQFVVGDAPPTVYYIPDFITEDEEAYLLQQVYRSPKTKWTQLSGRRLQNWGGLPHPKGMLAEKMPDWLQKYCEKISSLGAFSGKTANHVLVNEYKEGEGIMPHEDGPLYHPTVTTISLGSHTLLDFYTPISSMDDDGDGDEGGGKDAPLTEEDRYLLSLLVQPRSLLILQDEMYQRLLHGIQGCTQDTLTEKVVNLAATGALLGETLTRGTRVSLTIRHVPKVMKTKLILGRR, from the coding sequence ATGGATCACCCAGCATGCATTTTGGAGGAGTTGAAGCAGTTTGTCGTAGGTGACGCCCCACCGACAGTGTATTACATCCCAGATTTCATAACAGAGGATGAGGAGGCGTATCTTCTGCAGCAGGTGTACAGGTCTCCAAAGACTAAGTGGACTCAGCTGTCGGGCAGGAGGCTCCAAAACTGGGGAGGCTTACCACACCCGAAAGGCATGCTGGCGGAGAAGATGCCTGACTGGCTTCAAAAGTACTGCGAGAAGATCTCCTCTTTAGGTGCGTTCAGTGGGAAAACTGCCAATCATGTGTTGGTGAATGAGTATAAAGAAGGAGAGGGGATTATGCCACATGAGGACGGGCCTTTGTATCACCCTACTGTCACTACTATCAGCTTGGGCTCTCACACACTCCTGGACTTCTACACACCCATCAGCAGcatggatgatgatggtgatggtgatgaaggtggtggGAAGGACGCCCCGCTGACAGAAGAGGACCGCTACCTCCTCTCCCTGCTGGTGCAGCCTCGCAGTCTCCTGATACTGCAGGATGAAATGTACCAGCGCCTCCTTCATGGCATCCAAGGCTGCACCCAGGACACACTGACGGAGAAGGTGGTGAACCTGGCCGCCACCGGTGCTCTGCTGGGGGAGACGCTGACCAGAGGAACCAGAGTGTCGCTGACCATTCGACATGTGCCCAAAGTCATGAAGACAAAGCTTATTCTAGGACGGAGATGA